A genomic segment from Helicobacter sp. NHP19-012 encodes:
- a CDS encoding TrbG/VirB9 family P-type conjugative transfer protein, translating into MMPSMWAFRLFILLFLVCALGAKEVDELATQEDTPQEHTIQDLHAIQNSFFNKERNALDNTLFIDYKLGQMPKLRLRYAMVTTLIFSEPIAEVVLGDDIGFSTKTLGRNVLLIKPLEVGIDSNLNVIGTSGKIYAFYIFSTTFTSPKNPILNVYVSNKHFFTDKQALNQPLATLENKSQISTTPTQFLKIGTGGNVLLVDKSQIERGYKVLGGKRRAWFCLWLCKIAFKAPIKPLDIFNDKHFTYFKFDSHRSSVKFPVAYKVVDGYDNPINTRIVGDYLIAEDISAKWTLREGKVHACVRRVSKAP; encoded by the coding sequence ATAATGCCCTCTATGTGGGCTTTTAGGCTTTTCATTTTGCTTTTTCTTGTGTGCGCTTTGGGAGCCAAGGAGGTGGACGAGCTAGCCACGCAAGAGGACACCCCCCAAGAGCACACTATCCAAGACCTACACGCCATCCAAAACAGCTTTTTCAACAAAGAGCGCAACGCCTTGGACAACACTTTGTTTATTGACTACAAACTCGGGCAAATGCCAAAACTGCGCCTACGCTACGCCATGGTTACGACCCTCATTTTTAGCGAGCCGATTGCTGAGGTGGTGCTAGGCGATGACATCGGTTTTAGCACCAAAACCCTAGGGCGCAATGTGCTTTTAATCAAGCCCCTAGAAGTGGGCATCGACTCGAATTTAAATGTCATCGGCACAAGCGGTAAAATTTATGCCTTTTATATTTTCTCCACGACTTTTACCAGCCCTAAAAACCCTATTTTAAATGTCTATGTGTCTAACAAGCACTTCTTTACTGACAAACAAGCCCTAAACCAACCCCTAGCCACGCTTGAAAACAAATCCCAAATCTCTACAACCCCCACGCAATTTTTAAAGATCGGCACGGGGGGCAATGTGCTTTTAGTGGATAAAAGCCAAATTGAGAGGGGCTATAAGGTGCTTGGGGGCAAGAGGCGGGCGTGGTTTTGTCTGTGGCTGTGTAAGATCGCCTTTAAAGCCCCCATTAAACCCCTTGACATTTTTAACGACAAGCATTTCACTTACTTTAAGTTTGACAGCCACCGCTCCAGCGTGAAATTCCCCGTAGCCTATAAAGTCGTGGATGGCTATGATAACCCGATCAACACCCGCATTGTGGGAGATTATTTAATCGCTGAGGACATCTCCGCCAAATGGACTTTAAGGGAGGGCAAGGTGCACGCTTGTGTGCGTAGAGTCAGCAAAGCCCCATGA
- a CDS encoding DNA type IV secretion system protein ComB10, with amino-acid sequence MKPFVKKALLFGGAMVGIFITSLMLNKPKKVPEVLDFKSTNYPLADYLFTPPKVSPPKENPELAHLQALLQENAKEIASLKAQLEEAKKAPPPQPQVQEPPQETQPPQEQEPTQEELDAKDALSERIQGFEEPQEQEIDYGASHFENLKTHDTATHENRLLRTITADKMIPAFLVTPISSQLAGKVVAQVESDIFANMGRAVLIPKGSKVIGYYSNNNKIGEYRLDIVWSRIITPQGVNITLTNAKGADIKGYSGLVGQMITHNFQRYGMPLLVSTLSNGLLIALTSALANKTGKNNLFGDFLLMQLTRQTGLGLNQIITQILKDKSNLKPIIIIREGSRVFISPNLDIFFPTPREGEVVAKFFKHSPP; translated from the coding sequence ATGAAGCCCTTTGTTAAAAAAGCCCTACTCTTTGGGGGTGCTATGGTTGGTATTTTTATCACTTCCTTAATGCTAAACAAGCCCAAAAAAGTCCCCGAAGTCTTGGATTTTAAATCCACCAACTACCCTCTAGCCGACTATCTCTTCACCCCACCAAAAGTTAGCCCACCTAAAGAGAACCCCGAGCTCGCCCATTTGCAAGCCCTCTTACAAGAGAACGCCAAAGAGATCGCCAGCCTAAAGGCACAATTAGAGGAAGCTAAAAAAGCCCCACCACCCCAGCCACAGGTGCAAGAACCCCCACAAGAAACCCAGCCCCCACAAGAGCAAGAGCCCACCCAAGAGGAGCTAGACGCCAAAGACGCTTTAAGTGAGCGTATTCAAGGCTTTGAAGAGCCCCAAGAGCAAGAGATCGATTACGGGGCAAGCCACTTTGAAAATTTAAAAACCCACGACACCGCTACACATGAAAACCGCTTATTACGCACCATCACCGCCGATAAAATGATCCCGGCGTTTTTAGTTACACCCATTAGCTCCCAACTGGCGGGTAAAGTCGTGGCACAAGTGGAGAGCGACATTTTCGCCAACATGGGGCGGGCGGTTTTGATCCCCAAAGGCTCAAAGGTCATCGGCTATTACAGCAATAACAATAAAATCGGCGAATATCGCCTAGACATCGTGTGGAGCCGTATCATCACCCCGCAAGGTGTGAATATCACGCTCACCAACGCCAAAGGGGCGGACATTAAGGGTTATAGCGGACTTGTGGGGCAAATGATCACACACAACTTCCAACGCTATGGCATGCCCTTACTTGTTTCTACGCTCTCTAATGGGCTTTTAATCGCTTTAACTTCTGCCCTTGCCAACAAAACGGGTAAAAATAATCTCTTTGGCGATTTTTTACTCATGCAACTCACACGCCAAACGGGTTTAGGCTTAAACCAAATCATCACCCAAATCCTAAAAGATAAGAGCAATTTAAAGCCCATTATCATCATTAGGGAGGGTTCACGGGTGTTTATCTCGCCCAATTTAGACATATTCTTCCCCACGCCAAGAGAGGGGGAGGTGGTGGCTAAGTTTTTTAAACACAGCCCGCCTTAA
- a CDS encoding (Fe-S)-binding protein gives MKVYFFATCLGGAVFSQTALNCIKLLQREGVEVVFKKDQTCCGQPSYNSGYYDQTRQIVLHNVRLFKEDYPVIVPSGSCVGMMAHDYLELFEGHKEYDEVKNFSLRVYELAEFLDKKLEVHYTDLGAPIKVTWHSNCHALRVSKVIESAKKIISQLSNVELVPLQREEECCGFGGTFAVKEPEISNAMVQEKIHDIESRQVEYILSADAGCLLNISGAMAKMRSKTKSMHFYDFLAQRVGLGA, from the coding sequence ATGAAAGTCTATTTTTTTGCCACTTGTTTGGGGGGGGCGGTGTTTAGCCAAACGGCATTAAATTGCATTAAACTTTTGCAAAGAGAGGGGGTGGAGGTGGTTTTTAAAAAAGACCAAACCTGTTGCGGACAGCCCAGCTACAACTCCGGCTACTACGATCAAACCCGCCAGATTGTGCTCCACAATGTCCGCTTGTTTAAAGAGGACTACCCTGTGATTGTGCCTAGCGGCTCTTGTGTGGGCATGATGGCGCATGATTATTTAGAACTCTTTGAGGGACACAAGGAATACGATGAAGTGAAAAACTTCTCTCTTAGAGTGTATGAGCTTGCCGAGTTTTTGGATAAAAAACTAGAGGTGCATTACACCGACCTAGGTGCCCCCATTAAGGTTACTTGGCACTCTAATTGCCACGCCTTGCGGGTGTCTAAGGTGATTGAAAGTGCGAAAAAAATCATTTCTCAACTCTCTAATGTAGAGCTAGTGCCCTTGCAAAGAGAGGAGGAGTGTTGCGGGTTTGGGGGGACTTTTGCGGTGAAAGAGCCCGAGATTTCTAACGCTATGGTGCAAGAGAAAATCCACGACATCGAGAGCCGCCAAGTGGAGTATATCCTCTCCGCCGATGCGGGCTGTTTGTTAAACATCAGCGGGGCAATGGCGAAGATGAGAAGCAAGACCAAATCTATGCACTTTTACGACTTTTTAGCCCAAAGAGTGGGCTTAGGAGCTTAA
- a CDS encoding LutB/LldF family L-lactate oxidation iron-sulfur protein — protein MTHTHTDHDYEQVIGEKLNDAQLRTNLRSAMDTLIHKRKDLLKERYPEWEQLRTMGQNAKLKVLSKLDSFVQQFEENATKNGFVVHYASTARDANEIIYNLAKERGVERILKGKSMASEEIGLNQYMKEKGIVAKETDLGELIIQLIDEHPVHIVVPAIHKNRHQVGKIFQEKLGAPLESEPEKLNGIARKHMRGEFEGFKMGISGVNFAIANEGAIWLVENEGNGRMTTTACDIHVAICGIEKMVESFEDASILNNLLCPSAVGVQITCYQNIITGPRQEGELDGPKEAHIILLDHNRSNILADEKYYRALSCIRCGTCLNHCPVYDKIGGHAYLATYPGPIGVVITPQLFGLDNYAHIANLCSLCGRCGEVCPVKIPLPELIRDLRAEKTHEGRGVVRGYKDTKHSKLEELGMKAFAKIASNGTLWRAVMALSGTFAPLGKLFGHYTPVLQKWLRYREMPKVQGNLHAKIKNLPGVIYE, from the coding sequence ATGACACACACACACACCGACCACGATTACGAACAAGTCATCGGCGAAAAGCTAAACGATGCCCAGCTACGCACAAATTTACGCTCCGCTATGGATACGCTCATCCATAAACGCAAAGACTTATTAAAAGAGCGTTACCCCGAGTGGGAGCAATTACGCACTATGGGGCAAAACGCCAAATTAAAAGTCCTATCCAAGCTAGATAGCTTCGTGCAACAATTCGAAGAAAACGCCACGAAAAACGGCTTTGTGGTGCATTACGCTAGCACAGCAAGAGACGCCAATGAAATCATCTACAACCTAGCCAAAGAGCGGGGCGTGGAGCGGATTTTAAAGGGCAAATCTATGGCAAGCGAGGAAATCGGGCTGAACCAATACATGAAAGAAAAGGGGATTGTCGCCAAAGAAACGGATTTGGGCGAGCTCATCATCCAGCTCATTGACGAACACCCCGTGCATATTGTGGTGCCCGCCATCCACAAAAACCGCCACCAAGTGGGTAAGATTTTTCAAGAAAAGCTAGGTGCCCCCCTTGAAAGCGAGCCTGAAAAATTAAATGGCATTGCGAGAAAACACATGCGAGGCGAGTTTGAGGGCTTTAAAATGGGGATTTCTGGGGTGAATTTTGCCATTGCCAATGAGGGGGCGATTTGGCTTGTGGAGAATGAGGGCAATGGGCGTATGACGACCACTGCTTGCGACATCCATGTCGCCATTTGTGGGATTGAAAAAATGGTTGAAAGCTTTGAAGACGCATCCATTTTAAACAATCTGCTTTGCCCTAGTGCCGTGGGCGTACAAATCACCTGCTACCAAAACATCATCACGGGCCCCCGCCAAGAGGGCGAGCTAGACGGGCCTAAAGAGGCACACATCATTTTATTAGATCACAACCGCAGTAACATTTTAGCAGACGAAAAATACTACAGAGCCCTAAGCTGTATCCGCTGTGGGACTTGTCTAAACCACTGCCCCGTGTATGACAAAATTGGCGGACACGCCTACTTGGCGACCTACCCCGGGCCTATCGGCGTTGTCATCACCCCCCAGCTGTTTGGGCTAGACAATTACGCCCACATCGCCAATTTATGTAGCCTTTGTGGGCGCTGTGGCGAGGTTTGCCCCGTGAAAATCCCCTTGCCTGAGCTCATCAGGGACTTAAGGGCGGAGAAAACCCACGAGGGGCGAGGGGTGGTGAGAGGCTACAAGGACACCAAGCACAGCAAATTAGAAGAGCTAGGCATGAAAGCCTTTGCCAAAATCGCCAGCAATGGCACGCTATGGCGGGCTGTTATGGCACTGAGTGGGACTTTTGCCCCCCTTGGCAAGCTTTTCGGGCATTACACGCCCGTGTTGCAAAAGTGGCTAAGATATAGAGAAATGCCTAAAGTGCAGGGCAATTTGCACGCTAAAATTAAAAATTTACCGGGGGTGATTTATGAGTAA
- a CDS encoding LutC/YkgG family protein codes for MSKQVVIERIQNALKRHPIAHENLPYQNMITDAKADLIEQYKHLQELNRSQLTECAKEDLATAIQEALKGFETQKLLCATNLPCSLEELDPQNLYTKIPYNKPVEDFKQEIFNIDTAILEAACGVANLGIVGIASSKFAPRLTSLITLKCVILLDKSKIVQNLAQGLEALKNAGEGRLPTNMLFVGGPSRTADIELQTVFGVHGPMATHVILY; via the coding sequence ATGAGTAAGCAAGTGGTGATTGAGCGGATTCAAAACGCCTTAAAACGGCACCCAATAGCCCATGAAAATCTGCCTTACCAAAACATGATTACAGACGCTAAGGCGGACTTAATCGAGCAGTACAAGCACCTACAAGAGCTCAACCGCTCCCAACTCACCGAGTGTGCCAAAGAGGACTTAGCCACAGCCATCCAAGAGGCATTAAAGGGCTTTGAAACCCAAAAACTCTTGTGTGCCACGAATTTACCCTGCTCCTTAGAGGAGCTAGACCCCCAAAATCTCTACACCAAAATCCCCTACAATAAGCCCGTGGAGGACTTTAAACAAGAGATTTTCAACATCGACACCGCCATTTTAGAGGCGGCTTGTGGCGTGGCAAACTTAGGCATTGTCGGCATCGCGTCTTCAAAATTTGCTCCCCGCCTAACTTCTCTCATCACCCTTAAATGCGTGATTTTGCTAGACAAATCTAAAATCGTGCAGAATTTAGCCCAAGGGCTCGAGGCTCTTAAAAATGCCGGGGAGGGGCGTTTGCCTACCAATATGCTTTTTGTGGGCGGACCTAGCCGCACGGCGGACATTGAACTACAAACCGTCTTTGGTGTGCATGGACCCATGGCAACCCATGTCATCTTATACTAG
- the bcp gene encoding thioredoxin-dependent thiol peroxidase has translation MRLDKGGVAPQFTLKNAKGQTIHLQDFLGKVVVLYFYPKDNTPGCTIEAQDFTALKPEFEAKGAVILGVSADDSKSHCHFIESEKLNIELLSDPNLEVAKAYGAYGEKNLYGKVSLGILRSTFVIDKEGKIAHALYNVHAKGHAQKVLGLI, from the coding sequence ATGCGTTTAGACAAAGGGGGCGTAGCTCCCCAATTTACTTTAAAAAATGCCAAAGGGCAAACAATCCACCTACAAGACTTTTTAGGTAAAGTCGTGGTGCTTTACTTTTACCCCAAGGACAACACCCCGGGTTGCACCATTGAGGCGCAAGACTTCACCGCCTTAAAACCTGAATTTGAGGCAAAGGGGGCGGTGATTTTAGGTGTGAGTGCGGACGATTCTAAAAGCCATTGTCACTTTATAGAGAGTGAAAAATTAAACATTGAACTTTTGAGCGACCCTAACCTAGAAGTGGCAAAGGCTTACGGGGCTTATGGGGAGAAAAATCTCTATGGCAAGGTGAGCTTAGGCATCTTGCGCTCCACCTTTGTTATTGACAAAGAGGGTAAAATCGCCCACGCTCTCTACAATGTCCACGCCAAAGGGCATGCCCAAAAAGTGTTGGGGTTGATTTAA
- a CDS encoding DUF262 domain-containing protein, producing MLENMQDHPHIDIIDGQQRITTILIFICAMHHVLSNKAKDGALSEGATNEEFLQYLKEDFLIFRQIPRLQAVEYDRDYFHDAIIRNDDNKHAPQTPSQERIKNAKAFFIKSLDACPLSKLLEMVDTLKKARLLYMDFGNKKDSVLMFELQNNRGEHLTHMEKLKSYLTYQIYSYSDSQGAEIRLKEMAGIFEEIYRILNGMANADEDKILDYFNVSRSGLGFNYRENEDDQNYKQELKGIEAGEKKLEWISNYTKELKNAFFDLKEFYQQPSVYKNHLLELGVTFPYPFILKAYRLFRNEGDKAQKLEQVFRALEIVAFRDEVVRTRADLRSKLNWVLKSFTSVADLVAGIKNVYENMGYWTDNAMRSALMPDSYKLGNIAPYIFKRYENHLRQRDVRAKNHTLQITKPEIEHIAPQTETNQYPASGYCAYDEAFVAGRYLHKIGNLMLIGESHNISIGNQPFEEKLASYEASPLLQHQEIKNFATNSTWDKETIDKRHEALLEFIFQTWSLA from the coding sequence TTGCTAGAAAACATGCAAGATCACCCGCACATAGATATCATTGATGGGCAACAACGGATCACCACGATTTTAATTTTTATCTGTGCCATGCACCATGTGCTCAGCAACAAGGCTAAAGATGGGGCATTGAGCGAGGGGGCTACAAATGAAGAGTTTTTGCAATACCTCAAGGAAGATTTTCTCATTTTTAGGCAAATCCCAAGACTGCAGGCGGTGGAATACGACCGCGATTACTTCCACGATGCGATCATCCGCAACGATGATAACAAACATGCCCCCCAAACCCCATCTCAAGAGCGCATCAAAAACGCCAAAGCGTTTTTCATTAAAAGCTTGGATGCTTGCCCTCTTTCTAAGCTCTTAGAAATGGTGGACACCCTCAAGAAAGCCAGGTTGCTCTACATGGATTTTGGCAATAAAAAAGATTCTGTGTTGATGTTTGAATTGCAAAATAACCGCGGCGAACACCTGACTCATATGGAGAAACTTAAAAGTTATCTCACCTACCAAATCTACAGCTACAGCGACTCGCAAGGTGCAGAAATCAGACTCAAAGAAATGGCAGGCATTTTTGAAGAAATCTACCGCATCCTCAATGGCATGGCAAATGCCGATGAAGATAAAATTTTAGATTATTTTAATGTGTCTCGCTCGGGACTTGGGTTTAATTACCGCGAAAATGAGGATGATCAAAACTATAAACAGGAATTGAAGGGCATTGAAGCGGGCGAGAAAAAACTGGAGTGGATTTCTAATTACACTAAGGAACTCAAAAACGCCTTTTTTGATTTAAAAGAGTTTTACCAACAACCAAGTGTGTATAAAAATCATCTCTTGGAGTTAGGGGTTACCTTCCCCTATCCCTTTATCCTCAAAGCCTACCGACTCTTTAGAAATGAGGGGGATAAGGCGCAAAAGCTAGAACAGGTTTTTAGAGCCTTAGAAATCGTGGCTTTTAGAGATGAAGTCGTGCGGACGAGAGCCGATTTACGCTCAAAACTCAACTGGGTTTTAAAAAGTTTTACGAGTGTTGCGGATTTGGTGGCGGGGATTAAAAATGTCTATGAAAACATGGGTTATTGGACAGACAATGCCATGCGCTCCGCCCTCATGCCAGATAGCTACAAACTAGGCAACATTGCCCCTTATATCTTCAAACGCTATGAAAACCATTTGCGCCAAAGGGATGTGCGTGCAAAAAACCACACCTTGCAGATCACAAAACCCGAGATCGAGCACATCGCCCCACAAACTGAAACCAACCAATACCCAGCTAGTGGTTATTGCGCCTACGATGAGGCGTTTGTTGCAGGGCGTTATCTGCATAAAATAGGCAATCTCATGCTCATCGGCGAGTCGCATAACATCTCCATAGGCAATCAACCTTTTGAAGAGAAATTAGCCAGTTATGAAGCCTCTCCCCTCTTGCAACACCAAGAAATCAAAAACTTTGCAACCAACAGCACTTGGGACAAAGAAACCATAGACAAACGCCACGAGGCGTTGCTAGAATTTATTTTCCAAACTTGGAGCTTGGCTTAA
- a CDS encoding shikimate dehydrogenase, whose translation MRLYAVFGNPIAHSKSPLLHNAVFGHYEKELGFKGEYRPILLENPAELKHRFLELGLYGANITTPFKEAAFSLSDKVEGLAQEIQAVNTWVLREGLVVGYNTDIEGFLAPLKGLKLARALVFGAGGSARAVVCALQSRGVEVVVCNRSAEKLAYFRAQNVPCFLSKDCPSAAYDLIVNTTTAGLKDNSLPCEKSLLKALFRQAKYAYDLIYHQTPFLSLAQEHNLQTFDGKAMLIAQAVLSFAQFAPHLNSSLVLKTMQETLA comes from the coding sequence ATGCGCCTTTACGCCGTCTTTGGTAACCCCATTGCCCACTCCAAATCCCCCCTTCTTCACAATGCTGTGTTTGGGCACTATGAAAAAGAACTTGGCTTTAAGGGGGAGTACCGCCCCATTTTGCTAGAAAACCCTGCAGAGTTGAAACATCGTTTTTTAGAGCTCGGGCTCTATGGGGCAAACATCACCACGCCCTTTAAAGAAGCGGCGTTTAGTTTAAGCGACAAGGTGGAGGGGCTCGCCCAAGAAATCCAAGCGGTGAACACTTGGGTGTTAAGAGAGGGGCTAGTGGTGGGTTACAACACCGACATAGAGGGCTTTTTAGCCCCCTTAAAGGGGCTTAAGCTTGCTAGGGCGTTGGTTTTTGGGGCTGGGGGCAGTGCGCGGGCTGTGGTGTGCGCCTTACAATCAAGGGGCGTTGAAGTGGTGGTGTGTAATAGAAGTGCAGAAAAATTAGCCTATTTTCGAGCCCAAAATGTGCCTTGTTTTTTATCTAAAGATTGCCCCTCTGCTGCTTATGATTTAATCGTCAACACCACAACCGCCGGGCTAAAGGACAATAGTTTACCCTGCGAGAAGAGTCTATTAAAAGCCTTGTTTAGGCAGGCTAAATATGCCTACGATCTCATTTACCACCAAACCCCCTTTTTAAGCCTAGCACAAGAGCACAACCTACAAACCTTTGACGGCAAGGCGATGCTCATCGCCCAAGCGGTGCTGAGTTTCGCCCAATTTGCCCCCCATTTAAACAGCTCCTTAGTGCTAAAAACCATGCAAGAAACCCTTGCTTGA
- a CDS encoding SH3 domain-containing protein, producing MAVRFFKLYGYGLGVVLLCLGMYVGVFVAEVKPKGTEQAQIEPSKVQEQEKSIEQAKEASKGATPMGGTESKENKEAAAPKSETKTLENKEASKEAKTIENKEAQKTTTQEQVPKEHAKEAKEGTKEPPYTLYRASVSVINVRIKPSTHAPVVAKVLGGQEVRVFEVKEGWGRIEKGWVYLPLLKKDQ from the coding sequence ATGGCAGTGAGATTTTTTAAATTGTATGGCTATGGTTTGGGGGTGGTGTTGCTTTGTTTGGGCATGTATGTGGGGGTGTTTGTGGCTGAGGTCAAACCCAAAGGCACAGAGCAGGCGCAAATAGAGCCATCCAAAGTACAAGAACAAGAGAAAAGCATAGAACAGGCTAAAGAAGCCTCTAAAGGGGCAACCCCCATGGGGGGCACAGAGAGCAAAGAAAACAAGGAGGCAGCAGCCCCCAAAAGCGAAACAAAAACCCTAGAGAACAAAGAGGCGAGCAAAGAAGCTAAAACCATAGAAAACAAAGAGGCGCAAAAAACCACCACCCAAGAGCAAGTCCCCAAAGAGCATGCTAAAGAGGCAAAAGAGGGGACAAAAGAGCCCCCCTACACACTTTATCGTGCGAGTGTGAGTGTCATCAATGTCCGCATTAAGCCGAGCACCCACGCCCCTGTGGTGGCAAAAGTTCTAGGAGGTCAAGAGGTGCGTGTTTTCGAGGTAAAAGAGGGTTGGGGTCGGATAGAAAAAGGTTGGGTGTATTTACCACTTTTAAAAAAGGATCAATAA
- the purM gene encoding phosphoribosylformylglycinamidine cyclo-ligase: protein MQVRTYQQSGVDLDRAQALIRAIAPLASQTYNESVLQGVGGFFGAYAMPSGYKEPVLISCTDGVGTKLKLAKEARQLYNLGLDLVAMNVNDLICAFAKPLFFLDYFATSKLEPSQTLALIEGMAKGCKEAGCALIGGESAQMPGVYAPREFDLAGFCVGVAEKSDLNKKDNIQAGDILVGFKSSGLHSNGFSLVREILKSKPKSAPSLDTLLTPTKLYTPLLALKDKIHALAHITGGGLRGNLERVLPPTLSAQIELKALPDMPVFSWLKEHLELAECLKVFNMGVGMVAIAPCENLKVLEKAGGFYLGTLKSGAQEIIFLE from the coding sequence GTGCAAGTTAGGACTTACCAGCAAAGCGGGGTGGATTTAGACAGGGCACAAGCCCTAATCCGAGCCATTGCCCCTTTAGCCAGCCAAACCTATAATGAAAGCGTTTTGCAGGGCGTGGGGGGGTTTTTTGGTGCTTATGCCATGCCTAGTGGCTATAAAGAGCCCGTGTTGATCTCTTGCACCGATGGCGTAGGCACAAAATTAAAACTTGCCAAAGAAGCAAGGCAACTTTACAACTTAGGGCTGGATTTGGTGGCTATGAATGTCAATGATTTGATTTGTGCTTTTGCCAAACCCCTATTTTTCTTAGATTACTTTGCCACCAGCAAGCTAGAGCCAAGCCAAACCTTAGCCTTGATTGAAGGCATGGCAAAAGGGTGCAAAGAAGCGGGTTGTGCGCTCATAGGCGGGGAGAGCGCACAAATGCCGGGGGTGTATGCCCCTAGGGAGTTTGACTTGGCAGGCTTTTGTGTGGGCGTGGCGGAGAAAAGCGACTTAAATAAGAAAGATAACATACAAGCAGGGGATATTTTAGTGGGTTTTAAAAGCAGTGGTCTGCATAGCAATGGCTTTTCTTTGGTGAGAGAAATTTTAAAGAGCAAGCCCAAGAGTGCTCCAAGTTTAGACACCTTGCTAACCCCCACAAAACTTTACACCCCCCTACTTGCCCTAAAGGACAAAATCCATGCCCTAGCCCACATCACTGGGGGCGGATTAAGGGGTAATTTAGAGCGTGTTTTGCCCCCGACTTTAAGCGCGCAAATAGAGTTAAAAGCCTTGCCAGATATGCCCGTCTTTAGCTGGCTTAAAGAACATTTAGAGCTTGCCGAGTGTTTAAAGGTTTTTAATATGGGTGTGGGGATGGTGGCGATCGCCCCTTGTGAAAACTTAAAGGTGTTAGAAAAGGCAGGGGGCTTTTACTTAGGCACACTTAAAAGTGGGGCGCAAGAAATTATATTTTTGGAGTGA
- a CDS encoding microcin C ABC transporter permease YejB, with the protein MLFYTLKRLLLLIPTLFGIITLNFFIIQSAPGGPVEQMMAKLTNATNQESKSLSLKEAQLNESRYKGAQGMDSALYKELTKLYGFDKPLWQRYVLMLKKYLCFDFGQSFYRQISVVDLIKEKLPVSISLGFFSTLLIYLISIPLGILKARRNNSGFDIASSVAVVVANAIPSFIFALLLIVLFASGTYWHIFPLKGLVSDNFDTLNTFGKIKDYLWHIALPVLCMSIGGFASLTLLVKNSFLDEMGKLYLITARAKGAGENRIFYGHVFRNAMLLVIAGFPSAFLGVFFSGSLLIEIIFSLDGLGLLSFDSLINRDYPVVFGSLYIFTLLGLLVNLISDLTYALVDPRIDFEKR; encoded by the coding sequence ATGCTCTTTTACACCCTAAAACGGCTCTTGCTTTTAATCCCCACTCTCTTCGGGATCATCACCCTAAATTTTTTCATTATCCAAAGTGCCCCGGGCGGTCCCGTGGAGCAGATGATGGCAAAGCTCACAAACGCCACCAACCAAGAAAGCAAGAGTCTAAGCCTAAAAGAAGCCCAACTGAATGAAAGCCGTTACAAGGGGGCACAAGGCATGGACAGTGCCCTTTATAAGGAGCTTACTAAACTCTATGGCTTTGACAAACCCCTTTGGCAACGCTATGTCCTCATGCTTAAAAAATACCTATGCTTTGACTTCGGGCAGAGTTTTTACCGCCAAATCAGCGTGGTGGATTTGATTAAAGAAAAACTGCCCGTGTCGATTTCTTTGGGTTTTTTTAGCACGCTACTCATTTATCTCATCTCTATCCCGCTAGGGATTTTAAAGGCAAGACGCAACAATTCGGGCTTTGATATTGCCAGCAGTGTGGCGGTGGTGGTGGCTAATGCGATCCCCTCATTTATCTTTGCCCTTTTATTGATTGTGCTTTTTGCGTCCGGCACTTATTGGCACATTTTCCCCCTAAAGGGGCTAGTGAGCGACAACTTCGACACCCTAAACACCTTTGGCAAAATCAAGGACTATCTATGGCACATTGCCCTGCCCGTGCTGTGTATGAGTATCGGGGGCTTTGCAAGCTTGACTTTGCTTGTGAAAAACTCGTTTTTAGATGAAATGGGTAAGTTGTATTTAATCACCGCAAGGGCAAAGGGGGCTGGTGAAAACCGCATTTTTTACGGGCATGTCTTTAGAAATGCCATGCTCTTAGTCATTGCAGGTTTTCCTAGTGCCTTTTTGGGGGTGTTTTTCAGCGGGAGTTTATTGATTGAGATTATTTTTAGTTTAGACGGGCTAGGGTTGCTTAGTTTTGATAGCTTGATTAATAGAGATTACCCCGTGGTCTTTGGTTCTTTATATATTTTTACGCTACTTGGGTTATTGGTTAATCTTATTAGCGACTTGACCTATGCCCTTGTTGATCCGCGCATTGACTTTGAGAAACGCTAG